From one Microlunatus sp. Gsoil 973 genomic stretch:
- a CDS encoding DUF922 domain-containing protein: MPATGHKHGWKTKKKRRKFKNCEDAGRQMQEDAANGVHWGEANWDVSATTSHSQVKKNDDGTWTASTTVHRTLNQRGSSVVVDQPYWPGMTSDDHDAVDAATGGLEDHENGHLEIAKDFADSWGDGDGNTSLTGTGSTRQDAVNDLRDKISQDAKDFTDGLQKREDDYDDFTDHGTKQSDGPDHKDADGDDDPYPGGDDSKLNCPGR, translated from the coding sequence ATGCCGGCGACCGGTCACAAGCACGGTTGGAAGACCAAGAAGAAGCGTCGGAAGTTCAAGAACTGCGAGGATGCCGGACGGCAGATGCAGGAAGATGCCGCAAACGGTGTTCACTGGGGTGAGGCGAATTGGGATGTCTCCGCGACAACCTCCCACAGTCAGGTGAAGAAGAACGATGACGGAACCTGGACTGCCAGTACCACGGTTCACCGGACCCTCAACCAGCGAGGATCTTCGGTCGTCGTCGATCAGCCCTATTGGCCCGGCATGACATCCGACGACCACGACGCCGTCGATGCGGCGACCGGTGGCCTGGAGGACCACGAGAACGGGCACCTGGAGATTGCCAAAGACTTCGCCGACAGCTGGGGCGACGGAGATGGCAACACCTCCCTGACCGGAACAGGCTCGACGCGTCAGGACGCCGTAAATGATCTTCGCGACAAGATTTCCCAAGATGCCAAGGACTTCACCGATGGCCTGCAGAAGCGCGAGGACGATTACGACGACTTCACCGACCACGGAACCAAGCAATCCGACGGTCCGGACCACAAGGACGCAGACGGCGATGACGACCCCTACCCAGGCGGCGACGACAGCAAGCTGAACTGTCCCGGCAGGTGA
- a CDS encoding YajQ family cyclic di-GMP-binding protein: MASESSFDIVSKVDRQEVDNAVNQAAKEVRQRFDFKNTDASISWSGEVIEMEANTEERVKAVLDVFQSKLIRRGVSLKALDTGEPRISGKVARITASIKEGISSENAKKISKLIRDDGPKGVKAQIQGDELRVSSKSRDALQTVQSLIKEQDYDFAVQFSNYR; encoded by the coding sequence ATGGCCTCGGAGAGCTCGTTCGACATCGTCAGCAAGGTCGACCGGCAGGAGGTCGACAACGCGGTCAACCAGGCTGCCAAGGAGGTTCGTCAGCGGTTCGACTTCAAGAACACCGATGCTTCGATCAGCTGGTCGGGAGAGGTCATCGAGATGGAGGCCAACACCGAGGAGCGGGTCAAGGCCGTGCTGGACGTGTTCCAGTCCAAGCTGATTCGGCGCGGAGTGAGCCTGAAGGCGCTCGACACCGGCGAGCCCCGGATCTCGGGCAAGGTCGCCCGGATCACCGCCTCGATCAAGGAAGGCATCAGCTCCGAGAACGCCAAGAAGATCTCCAAACTCATCCGCGACGACGGCCCCAAGGGCGTCAAGGCCCAGATCCAGGGCGACGAGCTACGGGTCAGCAGCAAGAGCCGGGACGCACTGCAGACGGTCCAGTCGTTGATCAAGGAACAGGACTACGACTTCGCGGTGCAGTTCAGCAACTACCGCTGA